AAAGCGTTTTTTGGTGCAGAAAACAATACAGTTGAGATCTTATTAATATCACCACCAATTGCCTGAGTCAGGATTGAAAACAATATTAGAAAAAGCCTCATTATAAAAAATATTTATTGGGTTTTGTATGAATTTATTAAAATAAAAGTAGAATTTGTCTATATACATAAAACTTCTCTCAAAAGCTTCATATCCAAAAGAGGAACATCGGGCGCTTTGCTCTGGACATCCACAAATCTTTCCTCCTGCAGAGAAGTATATATTGCAAAAAGTGTTTCCAAAACATGAAAGGCTAAGCTTCCGGATGCTCTGAGTGGAGTTTTGAGCCTTATCGCAAGCGCCATGTCAAGTATCCCAAGCCCCCTTAAATTGTCGTAATTGAACGGGTTTATTACAGGCACTTCTTTAAACTCCTGATCATCATGTCTTTTCAAAAGCACTCTGCCATAGTCAAAGAAGTTGGGGTCAGGAACAATCAATGTACCTTCTTCTCCATATATTTCTATTCCACGAAGATTTGTTGCCGGCACATCATACGACACAGTTACATTTCCAATTATGTCATCTTCAAACAAGATTTTTGCCGTCACATACGTTGGCATTTCAACCACAATTTTTTCGCCCCTGTGAGGCTCAGATGTAACAAGTCTTTCATTGAAAGTAATCTTGCCCATTGCAGATACCTTTTTCACAGAGCCCAGCAAGAACACAAGTGCAGTCAGGCAATATGGACCTATGTCAAACAGAGGTCCCATAAACTTTTTGAAAATAAAGTGAGGATTTGGATGCCACTTTTCCGGTCCGCCATACATTACAAAACAGTTGGCTGCAAACGGCTTCCCTATCCAGCCATCCTGGATAAGCTTTTTAGCCGTCTGGATATTTGCACCAAGAAAGGTATCTGGAGCACATCCAATTATCAACCCTTTATTTTGGGCAAACTCCAGAATTTCTTTTGCTTCATACACCGTAGAGCAAAGAGGTTTTTCGCTGTAAAGGTGTTTACCGCTTTCAAGTACCTTTTTGTTGATGTTGTAATGATGCTGGGGTGGTGTCAGGTTGACAACTATATCTACATCCAAATCATACACCCTGTCTGGCTCAACAGCTTCTTTTATTGAAAATTCCGATGATAGCCCTTTTGCTCTCTGTAAATCTACATCCGCACATGCCACAATCTCAAATATTCCAAACCTTTTTAAATTTTTAACATACACA
The Caldicellulosiruptor morganii DNA segment above includes these coding regions:
- a CDS encoding Gfo/Idh/MocA family protein, yielding MTKTRVAIMGCGNIAPVYVKNLKRFGIFEIVACADVDLQRAKGLSSEFSIKEAVEPDRVYDLDVDIVVNLTPPQHHYNINKKVLESGKHLYSEKPLCSTVYEAKEILEFAQNKGLIIGCAPDTFLGANIQTAKKLIQDGWIGKPFAANCFVMYGGPEKWHPNPHFIFKKFMGPLFDIGPYCLTALVFLLGSVKKVSAMGKITFNERLVTSEPHRGEKIVVEMPTYVTAKILFEDDIIGNVTVSYDVPATNLRGIEIYGEEGTLIVPDPNFFDYGRVLLKRHDDQEFKEVPVINPFNYDNLRGLGILDMALAIRLKTPLRASGSLAFHVLETLFAIYTSLQEERFVDVQSKAPDVPLLDMKLLREVLCI